A genomic window from Vitis riparia cultivar Riparia Gloire de Montpellier isolate 1030 chromosome 18, EGFV_Vit.rip_1.0, whole genome shotgun sequence includes:
- the LOC117907025 gene encoding WD repeat-containing protein ATCSA-1-like isoform X2 yields MWKDLGDREAGKLRPYSFSNRITSDRIASLQLSNYKEIVSPHRGAVNSLQVDLTEGRYLLSGASDASAAVYDIQRATEYEGGSLVAKHKSIFVVDKQHEHGHKYAISSAIWYPIDTGLFITGSYDHYINVWDTNTTQVVVNFKMPGKIYRTAMSSLATAHMLIAAGTEDVQVRLCDIASGAFAHTLSGHRDGVMTVEWSTSSEWVLVTGGCDGAIRFWDIRRAGCFLVLDQSQSQLGRRPPLLERSTANKAPMSKSLPASQSVNVRSRAPQRKFAYGNGSKQSATGRTSSQAKGLVRQRLHPGMLSSQDRATSHYGAVTGLKVTDDGMYLLSAGSDSRLRLWDIMSGCNTLVNFETVRLQTSKAMQLAITNDSALVFVPCMTAVKAFDVWSGKTAMTFRGHYEYVNCCWLSLQDQIFDA; encoded by the exons ATGTGGAAGGATTTGGGAGATAGAGAAGCGGGTAAACTCCGCCCTTATTCCTTTTCCAATCGCATTACATCCGATCGCATCGCTTCTCTTCAACTTTCTAATTATAAAGAGATCGTCTCTCCTCACAGAGGCGCTGTTAACTCCCTTCAG GTTGATTTGACAGAGGGGCGGTATTTATTATCCGGTGCATCAGATGCATCAGCTGCTGTTTATGATATTCAACGTGCCACAGAATATGAGGGGGGTAGTCTGGTTGCAAAACACAAGAGCATTTTTGTTGTTGACAAGCAACATGAGCATGGACACAAGTATGCTATATCCTCAGCCATATGGTATCCCATTGACACAGGGCTGTTCATCACGGGTTCATATGATCATTACATCAATGTTTGGGATACAAATACCACACAG gtaGTGGTGAATTTTAAAATGCCTGGAAAGATTTATAGGACTGCAATGTCTTCACTGGCGACAGCTCACATGCTTATTGCTGCTGGAACCGAAGATGTTCAAGTTCGCCTTTGTGATATTGCTTCAGGAGCTTTTGCTCACACTTTATCTGGTCATCGTG ATGGTGTAATGACAGTTGAATGGTCTACTTCTAGTGAGTGGGTTTTGGTAACTGGGGGATGTGATGGTGCAATACGATTTTGGGACATCAGACGTGCTggatgttttcttgttttagatCAGTCCCAATCACAGCTTGGTAGACGCCCACCTCTCCTTGAACGCTCTACTGCGAATAAG GCTCCAATGTCAAAGTCCTTGCCAGCAAGCCAAAGTGTAAATGTTAGATCCCGTGCACCACAAAGGAAATTTGCTTATGGGAATGGTTCAAAACAGTCAGCTACTGGTAGAACTTCAAGTCAAGCCAAGGGATTGGTCAGGCAGAGACTACATCCAGGGATGTTATCTAGTCAGGACCGTGCCACTTCTCATTATGGTGCTGTTACTGGATTAAAAGTAACTGACGATGGCATGTATCTTCTGAGTGCAG GTTCTGATTCAAGATTAAGGTTGTGGGATATTATGTCCGGCTGCAACACACTAGTGAACTTTGAAACTGTGCGGCTACAAACCAGCAAAGCAATGCAGTTGGCTATAACTAATGATTCAGCACTTGTCTTTGTTCCTTGCATGACAGCCGTAAAA GCATTTGATGTCTGGTCAGGTAAGACAGCCATGACATTTCGTGGCCACTACGAAT